One region of Solea senegalensis isolate Sse05_10M linkage group LG14, IFAPA_SoseM_1, whole genome shotgun sequence genomic DNA includes:
- the ddx49 gene encoding probable ATP-dependent RNA helicase DDX49: MGDFASLGLSDWLVKQCKQLGINKPTPVQENCMPAILEGRDCLGCAKTGSGKTAAFVLPVLQKLSEDPYGIFCLVLTPTRELAYQIAEQFRILGKPLGLRDCIVVGGMDMVSQALELSNQPHVVVATPGRLADHIRSSNTFSMSKIQFLILDEADRLLEQGCTDFTKDLEVILGVIPAKRQTLLFSATLTNTLQDLKNIAMNKPFFWESKSETRTVEELDQRYILTPEKVKDAYLVHLIQTITDEHDDWSVIIFTNTCKSCQILTMMLREFNFPTISLHSMMKQKQRFASLAKFKASVYKILIATDVAARGLDIPTVQVVINHNTPGLPKIYIHRVGRTARAGRNGVSITLVTQYDIHLVHSIEEQIQAKLKEYPVEEKEVLKILTQVNVTRRECEIKLESTDFDEKKEINKRKQLILEGKDPDLEAKRKAELEKIRSQKKKFKLKIQESIEKEKHGQLKKKLRKRKQMKKKKAAEATA, encoded by the exons ATGGGTGACTTTGCATCGCTCGGACTCTCAGACTGGCTGGTTAAACAATGTAAACAGCTGGGAATCAACAAACCGACTCCAGTACAGGAAAACTGCATGCCTGCTATTTTAGAAG gtcGGGACTGTTTGGGGTGTGCCAAGACTGGAAGTGGGAAGACGGCAGCGTTTGTGTTGCCAGTGCTGCAGAAACTGTCAGAGGATCCGTATGGCATCTTCTGCCTGGTGCTCACTCCCACCAG GGAGCTGGCCTATCAGATTGCTGAGCAGTTTCGAATCTTGGGGAAGCCTCTGGGTCTGCGGGACTGCATTGTTGTTGGTGGGATGG ACATGGTCAGTCAGGCTCTGGAACTTTCCAACCAGCCGCACGTTGTCGTAGCGACACCGGGACGATTGGCTGATCACATCCGCAGCTCCAACACTTTCAGCATGAGCAAGATCCAGTTCCTG attttggatgAAGCAGACCGGCTGTTGGAGCAGGGCTGCACTGACTTCACCAAAGACCTGGAGGTGATCCTGGGGGTTATACCGGCCAAGCGGCAGACGCTGCTGTTCAGCGCCACACTCACCAACACACTGCAGGACCTGAAGAACATCGCAATGAACAAACCGTTCTTCTGGGAGAGCAAATCGGA GACACGAACAGTGGAGGAGCTGGACCAGAGGTACATCCTAACTCCAGAGAAGGTGAAGGACGCCTACCTGGTCCACCTGATCCAGACGATCACTGACGAGCACGACGACTGGTCCGTCATCATCTTCACCAACACCTGCAA gaGTTGTCAAATCCTCACCATGATGCTGCGGGAATTTAACTTCCCAACAATCTCCTTGCACTCTATGATGAAACAG AAACAACGATTTGCAAGTCTCGCCAAGTTCAAGGCCAGTGTTTACAAAATCCTGATTGCGACAGATGTAGCTGCCAG GGGTTTGGATATTCCAACAGTCCAGGTTGTCATTAACCACAACACCCCGGGTCTTCCCAAGATCTACATCCACAGAGTCGGACGGACGGCAAGAGCAG GGAGAAATGGAGTGTCCATCACACTGGTGACACAGTACGACATCCACTTGGTCCACTCCATAGAAGAACAGATTC AGGCGAAGCTGAAGGAATAtcctgtggaggagaaagaagtCCTGAAGATCCTCACCCAAGTCAACGTGACCAGGCGAGAGTGTGAAATA AAACTGGAGTCAACAGACTTTGACGAGAAGAAGGAGATCAACAAGAGGAAACAGCTGATCCTGGAGGGGAAG GATCCGGACCTGGAGGCCAAGAGGAAGGCTGAGCTGGAGAAGATCAGGAGCCAGAAGAAGAAGTTCAAACTGAAAATCCAGGAGAGCATtgagaaagagaaacatggGCAGCTGAAAAAGAAACTAAGGAagagaaaacagatgaaaaagaaaaaagcagctgaggCAACGGCATGA